The following are encoded together in the Lagopus muta isolate bLagMut1 chromosome 7, bLagMut1 primary, whole genome shotgun sequence genome:
- the NOS3 gene encoding LOW QUALITY PROTEIN: nitric oxide synthase, endothelial (The sequence of the model RefSeq protein was modified relative to this genomic sequence to represent the inferred CDS: deleted 7 bases in 7 codons) — MGNLPAVLPGAARSCGLCSRQLSPAPEDGSGPDKGSPAPPRHAEPTRFARLKNWETGSIAYDTLCAQAEQEVPCSARRCLGSLVLPKQLPVPGAEGGRSGAELLALARDFIDQYYASIRRESSAAHVQRLREVEAAVRSTGTYQLQEAELIFGAKQAWRNAARCVGRIQWNKLQVFDARDCASVGEMFGFLCSHIQYATNRGNIRSAITIFPQRTPGRGDFRIWNTQLIRYAGYRQPDGSVLGDPANVDITELCVHYGWSPGSGRFDVLPLLLQGPDEAPELFPLPSELVLEVPLTHPTLEWFGELGLRWYALPAVSNMLLEIGGLEFPAAPFNGWYMSSEIGTRNLCDSHRYNLLQEVALRMGLDTRKTSSLWKDKAAVEMNIAVLHSYQEAKVTIVDHHAATESFILRALGMLWCWDAGGRAAGPAARCPPCHGCVLQDARLYEDWKWFRCPTLLEVLQEFPSVGLPASLLLSQLPLLQPRYYSVSSAPDPSNARIDLTVAVVTYQSENGQGPLHYGVCSTWLARLQPGDTVAAFIRGAPSFRPPPTPEAPCILVGPGTGVAPFRSFWQQRLQHLRGRSPLGSMVLVFGCRSSELDHIYQREMEEAREQGALSRVLTAFSREPGTPKTYVQDVLRTQLAEEVHRVLRECGGHMYVCGDVTMATEVLQTVQHILVQQGGMTMGQAGDFISELRDKNRYHEDIFGLTFRTQEVAFRIRSQSFSMQERPAPGPAP; from the exons ATGGGGAACCTACCGGCCGTGCTGCCCGGCGCCGCGCGCTCCTGCGGGCTCTGCTCCCGGCAGCTCAGCCCCGCGCCCGAGGACGGGTCCGGCCCCGATAAGGGCAG cccGGCGCCCCCCCGGCACGCAGAGCCCACGCGCTTCGCC CGCCTGAAGAACTGGGAGACGGGGAGCATCGCCTACGACACGCTGTGCGCCCAGGCCGAGCAG GAGGTTCCGTGCTCGGCGCGCCGCTGCCTGGGCTCCCTGGTGCTGCCCAAGCAGCTGCCCGTGCCCGGCGCTGAGGGCGGCCGCAGCGGTGCTGAGCTGTTGGCTCTGGCGCGGGACTTCATCGACCAATACTACGCGTCCATCCGGCG GGAGAGCTCTGCAGCCCACGTGCAGCGGCTGCGGGAGGTGGAGGCGGCGGTGCGGAGCACGGGCACATATCAGCTACAGGAGGCTGAGCTCATCTTTGGGGCCAAGCAGGCCTGGCGCAACGCGGCACGCTGTGTGGGGCGCATCCAATGGAACAAGCTGCAG GTGTTCGATGCTCGGGACTGTGCCAGCGTCGGGGAGATGTTTGGGTTCCTCTGCTCCCACATCCAGTACGCCACCAACCGAGGGAACATACG GTCGGCCATCACCATCTTCCCCCAGCGGACGCCGGGCCGGGGCGACTTCCGCATCTGGAACACGCAGCTGATCCGCTACGCCGGGTACCGG CAGCCCGACGGCTCCGTGCTGGGCGACCCAGCCAACGTGGACATCACCGAG ctctgcGTGCACTATGGATGGAGTCCGGGCAGCGGGCGCTTCGAcgtgctgccactgctgctgcaggga cCCGACGAGGCCCCCGAGCTTTTCCCACTGCCATCGGAGCTGGTCCTCGAGGTGCCCCTCACGCACCCCAC GCTGGAATGGTTtggggagctggggctgcgCTGGTACGCACTGCCTGCTGTGTCCAACATGCTGCTGGAGATCGGGGGGTTGGAGTTCCCAGCAGCACCCTTCAATGGTTGGTACATGAGCAGCGAGATCGGCACCAGGAACCTCTGTGACAGCCACCGCTACAACCTGCTGCAG GAGGTGGCCCTGCGCATGGGGTTGGACACACGTAAGACTTCGTCCCTCTGGAAGGACAAGGCTGCCGTGGAGATGAAcattgctgtgctgcacagctacCAG GAGGCCAAAGTGACCATCGTGGACCACCATGCAGCCACCGAGTCCTTT ATTCTGCGGGCTTTGGGGATGttgtggtgctgggatgctggggGCCGGGCTGCCGGCCCTGCTGCACGGTGCCCCCCGTGCCACGGATGCGTGCTGCAGGACGCCCGTCTGTACGAGGACTGGAAGTGGTTCCGCTGCCCCACcttgctggaggtgctgcaggag TTCCCATCCGTGGGGCTGCCCGCCtcgctgctgctctcccagctgccGCTGCTGCAGCCCCGCTATTACTCCGTCAGCTCCGCTCCCGACCCCAGCAATGCACGCATCGACCTCACCGTGGCCGTGGTCACCTACCAGAGCGAGA ACGGGCAGGGCCCGCTGCACTACGGCGTCTGCTCCACCTGGCTGGCTCGG CTGCAGCCCGGGGACACAGTGGCTGCCTTCATCCGGGG AGCGCCCTCCTTCCGGCCGCCCCCCACTCCTGAAGCGCCGTGCATCCTTGTGGGGCCGGGCACCGGTGTGGCC CCATTCCGCAGCTTCTGGCAGCAGCGCCTGCAGCACCTGCGGGGCAGGAG cccgcTGGGCAGCATGGTGCTGGTGTTTGGGTGCCGATCCTCTGAGCTGGATCACATCTACCAGCGTGAGATGGAGGAGGCGAGGGAGCAGGGAGCGCTCAGCCGCGTC CTCACTGCATTCTCCCGTGAGCCAGGAACCCCAAAG ACCTACGTGCAGGACGTGCTGCGGACACAGCTGGCAGAGGAGGTGCACAGGGTGCTGCGCGAGTGCGGGGGGCACATGTACGTGTGTGGGGACGTGACGATGGCCACCGAGGTGCTGCAGACCGTGCAGCACATCctggtgcagcagggaggaatGACCATGGGGCAGGCGGGGGACTTCATCAGCGAGCTGCGG GACAAGAACCGGTACCACGAGGACATCTTCGGGCTGACGTTCCGCACACAGGAGGTGGCGTTCCGCATCCGCAGCCAATCCTTCTCCATGCAGGAGCGCCcggcccccggcccggccccctga